Proteins encoded together in one Mycobacterium simiae window:
- a CDS encoding MFS transporter produces MTQAITGTAIGNVMEWYDFGVYGYIATTIAQVFYPGNSVSVVHLLATFGTLAAAFVVRPVGGMIFGPLGDRIGRKRVLVLTILMMTTGTTMSGLLPGYATIGIWAPILLIVARVFQGLSTGGEFVGAMTYLVEQSPDRKRGMLVGFLPLGNLIGFVVAGFLVTGLQAWLPRDDWLAWGWRVPLLLAAPLGLIALYMRLRLEESPAFAHLSESTEPEEGGQFRRTVVEQWRPMLICAALVLTSQVADFMVTGYLPTYLKTVVHLRETVALVLIVVTLAILMATIVLVAKLSDRIGVKPIMRTGCVLLIVASVPAFLLMRLGGAYPVVFLGVLLIGLMELCFDSTTPSALPALFPTRVRYGALAISYNLSISTVGGVTPLIAQALVSGTGSAMAPAYLLMCAGAIGVVTLLFMPEVAGKPLPGSGPAVETAAEAEQLAGRAGA; encoded by the coding sequence ATGACCCAGGCCATTACCGGCACCGCGATCGGCAACGTGATGGAGTGGTATGACTTCGGCGTCTACGGCTACATCGCCACCACCATCGCGCAGGTGTTCTACCCCGGTAACAGCGTGAGCGTCGTACACCTGCTCGCCACCTTCGGCACGTTAGCGGCGGCGTTCGTGGTGCGCCCGGTGGGCGGCATGATCTTTGGCCCGCTCGGTGACCGGATCGGCCGAAAGCGGGTGCTGGTGCTCACGATCCTGATGATGACCACCGGGACGACGATGAGCGGTCTGCTGCCCGGCTACGCCACGATCGGCATCTGGGCGCCCATCCTGCTCATCGTGGCCCGGGTGTTCCAGGGGTTGTCGACGGGTGGTGAATTCGTCGGCGCGATGACCTATTTGGTGGAGCAGTCGCCCGATCGCAAACGCGGCATGCTGGTTGGATTCCTGCCATTAGGCAACCTGATCGGGTTTGTGGTGGCCGGATTTCTGGTGACCGGGTTGCAGGCGTGGCTGCCGCGCGACGATTGGCTGGCCTGGGGCTGGCGGGTTCCGTTGCTGTTGGCGGCACCCTTGGGCCTGATCGCGCTGTACATGCGGCTGCGGCTGGAGGAATCACCGGCCTTCGCCCACTTGAGTGAGAGCACCGAACCCGAAGAGGGCGGCCAGTTTCGGCGCACGGTGGTGGAGCAGTGGCGCCCGATGCTGATCTGCGCCGCCCTGGTGCTGACCTCCCAGGTGGCCGACTTCATGGTTACCGGCTATCTGCCCACCTACCTGAAAACCGTGGTGCACCTGAGGGAAACAGTGGCGCTGGTGTTGATCGTGGTAACCCTGGCCATCCTGATGGCCACGATCGTATTGGTGGCCAAGCTGTCCGACCGCATCGGCGTCAAACCGATCATGCGGACCGGTTGCGTGCTGCTCATCGTGGCGTCGGTGCCCGCGTTTTTGCTGATGCGACTCGGCGGTGCCTATCCGGTGGTCTTTCTGGGTGTGCTGCTGATTGGGTTGATGGAACTTTGCTTCGACAGCACGACGCCGTCGGCGTTACCGGCGCTGTTCCCAACCCGCGTGCGGTACGGAGCGCTGGCCATCTCCTACAACCTGTCGATCTCCACCGTCGGTGGCGTCACGCCGCTGATCGCCCAGGCGCTGGTATCGGGTACCGGTAGCGCCATGGCGCCGGCCTACCTGCTGATGTGCGCGGGCGCGATCGGCGTCGTCACGCTGCTGTTCATGCCCGAGGTCGCCGGCAAGCCGTTGCCCGGGTCCGGGCCCGCCGTCGAAACCGCAGCGGAGGCAGAGCAATTGGCCGGCCGTGCGGGAGCGTAA
- a CDS encoding acyl-CoA carboxylase subunit beta, which yields MTLMAPDAVGESLDPRDPLLRLSTFFDDGSVALLHERDRSGVLAASGTVNGVRTIAFCTDGTVMGGAMGIEGCSHIVNAYDTAIEEQSPIVGIWHSGGARLAEGVKALHAVGLVFEAMIRASGYIPQISVVVGFAAGGAAYGPALTDVIVMAPESRVFVTGPDVVRSVTGEDVDMCSLGGPETHHKKSGVCHIVAEDELDAYERGRRLVGLFCQQGHFDRNKAEAGDTDIHALLPESARRAYDVHPIVTAILDDDTPFDEFQANWAPSMVVGLGRLSGRTVGVLANNPLRLGGCLNSESAEKAARFVRLCDAFGIPLVVVVDVPGYLPGVDQEWGGVVRRGAKLLHAFGEATVPRVTLVTRKTYGGAYIAMNSRSLNATKVFAWPDAEVAVMGAKAAVGILHKRKLAAAPEDEREALHNELAAEHERIAGGVDSAIEIGVVDEKIDPAHTRSKLTQALAEAPARRGRHKNIPL from the coding sequence ATGACACTCATGGCCCCCGATGCGGTTGGCGAGTCACTTGACCCCCGCGACCCCCTGCTGCGTCTGAGCACCTTCTTCGACGACGGCAGCGTCGCGCTGTTGCACGAGCGTGACCGCTCCGGTGTGCTGGCCGCATCGGGCACCGTGAATGGCGTTCGCACCATTGCCTTCTGCACGGACGGCACGGTGATGGGCGGTGCGATGGGCATCGAGGGGTGCTCTCACATCGTCAACGCCTACGACACGGCGATCGAGGAGCAGAGCCCGATCGTGGGCATCTGGCACTCCGGCGGGGCCCGGTTGGCCGAAGGCGTCAAGGCCCTGCACGCGGTGGGCTTGGTGTTCGAGGCCATGATCCGGGCTTCCGGGTACATCCCGCAGATCTCGGTGGTCGTCGGATTCGCCGCCGGCGGCGCCGCTTACGGGCCGGCGCTGACGGACGTGATCGTGATGGCGCCGGAAAGCCGGGTGTTCGTCACCGGGCCGGACGTGGTCCGCAGCGTCACCGGCGAGGACGTGGACATGTGCTCGCTGGGCGGACCGGAAACGCACCACAAGAAGTCCGGCGTCTGCCACATCGTCGCCGAAGACGAGCTGGACGCCTACGAGCGTGGCCGCCGATTGGTCGGATTGTTCTGCCAACAGGGGCATTTCGACCGCAACAAGGCCGAAGCCGGGGACACCGACATTCACGCCCTGCTGCCCGAGTCGGCGCGGCGCGCCTACGACGTGCACCCGATCGTCACCGCAATCCTCGACGACGACACCCCGTTCGACGAGTTCCAGGCGAACTGGGCGCCGTCGATGGTGGTCGGACTGGGCCGGCTGTCGGGCCGCACCGTCGGTGTGCTCGCCAACAACCCGCTGCGGTTGGGCGGCTGCCTGAACTCCGAAAGCGCCGAGAAGGCTGCACGTTTCGTGCGGCTGTGCGACGCGTTCGGGATTCCGTTGGTGGTGGTGGTCGACGTGCCCGGCTACCTTCCGGGTGTTGACCAGGAGTGGGGCGGCGTGGTGCGCCGGGGCGCCAAACTGCTGCACGCGTTCGGCGAGGCGACCGTGCCGCGGGTCACGCTGGTCACCCGAAAGACCTACGGCGGGGCCTACATCGCGATGAACTCTCGCTCGCTGAACGCCACCAAGGTGTTCGCGTGGCCGGACGCCGAGGTGGCGGTCATGGGCGCCAAGGCCGCGGTCGGCATTCTGCACAAGCGCAAGCTGGCCGCCGCGCCCGAAGACGAGCGTGAGGCGCTGCACAACGAGTTGGCCGCCGAGCACGAGCGCATCGCGGGTGGTGTGGACAGCGCCATCGAGATCGGCGTGGTGGACGAGAAGATCGACCCGGCGCACACCCGCAGCAAGCTCACCCAGGCGTTGGCTGAGGCGCCGGCGCGTCGCGGCCGCCACAAGAACATCCCGCTGTAA